A window from Cydia pomonella isolate Wapato2018A chromosome 8, ilCydPomo1, whole genome shotgun sequence encodes these proteins:
- the LOC133520252 gene encoding phosphatidylinositol-glycan biosynthesis class F protein, giving the protein MYDLYFSKCQCHVMQICNLSSVLSVSVTKVLITLNRVYVCKILAFILKKITFIMFTLHNQLELRRVTISSLITCIYLPSIVTVISYKGLLYSVGNGSSFYILVLIFVAELLKSFYLNSTNDILAKKPKVSKNRAGDMLKGFGFLLGVMFCFFIGIILFGAPVLDCHEETLMLSSLLTLLTVFPLVAHTGVETSMQLLFGVKNFAKDSVLEMLVNNALLTVCGAWLGAVVIPLDWNTPWQVWPIPCYLGAIGGYLLSNVLNVLKVALLSAAQKYPTLNFLVNILNKVHLK; this is encoded by the coding sequence ATGTACgacttatatttttcaaaatgtcagTGTCACGTCATGCAAATCTGTAATCTGTCATCTGTTCTGTCTGTCAGTGTGACAAAGGTTTTGATAACATTGAATCGGGTTTATGTGTGTAAAATTCTTGCATTTATATTGAAAAAGATAACATTCATAATGTTTACTCTACACAACCAACTGGAGTTAAGAAGAGTGACAATATCTAGTCTAATAACATGCATCTACTTACCGAGCATAGTTACAGTGATTTCATACAAGGGCTTACTTTATTCCGTGGGAAACGGATCTTCATTCTACATTTTGGTCCTCATTTTCGTCGCTGAATTACTTAAATCATTCTACCTAAACTCAACTAACGATATCTTAGCGAAGAAACCTAAAGTGAGCAAGAATAGAGCGGGCGATATGCTGAAAGGATTTGGCTTCCTTTTAGGGGTTATGTTCTGTTTTTTCAttggaataattttatttggagCTCCAGTGTTGGATTGTCATGAAGAGACGCTGATGTTGTCGAGCTTGCTGACGCTTTTGACGGTGTTTCCGTTGGTCGCGCACACTGGAGTGGAAACATCAATGCAGTTGTTGTTTGGAGTGAAGAACTTCGCAAAAGACAGCGTGTTGGAGATGTTGGTGAACAACGCGCTGCTGACGGTGTGCGGCGCGTGGCTGGGCGCGGTGGTGATACCTCTGGATTGGAACACGCCGTGGCAGGTGTGGCCCATCCCCTGCTACCTGGGGGCTATTGGGGGTTACCTGCTCTCAAATGTTCTCAATGTCTTGAAAGTCGCATTACTGAGTGCTGCGCAAAAATACCCAACGCTGAATtttcttgtaaatattttaaacaaagttCATTTGAAGTAA
- the LOC133520245 gene encoding 5-aminolevulinate synthase, erythroid-specific, mitochondrial, producing MPCPFLGSLNQAFVRNYGAALMKQYGNYCPIISRGFRSLGQDETKCPFIQENSIVSEAPREMTEDIVDRSPYQYDKFFHDQINAKKKDYSYRVFRKVSRLAAEGAYPQALEGAANNRVTVWCANDYLGTSRHPAVQDAAVSAIKAYGTGAGGTRNIAGNSQMTEQLEAEIAKLHKKPAALIFSSCYVANDATLSTLGKLLPGCHIYSDAGNHASMIQGIRHSQAPKHIFRHNDPNHLREMLEASPIGVPKLVVFETVHSMSGAICPLEEMCEIAHEYGALTFVDEVHAVGLYGKHGAGIGEERGIEHMIDIVSGTLGKAFGNVGGYIAGSSLLVDTVRSLAPGFIFTTALPPPVLAGSLASIRLLASEEGRTLRAKHQSMVRYLKLSLLVAGLPQLPSVSHIVPVPIKGADKVALVAESLMKRGHYVQAINYPTVARGEERLRFAPGPHHTPEMIDQLVTALTEAFHENNISFNQFIKNGACRECSMEYKFDVMYEEPYKLPLAA from the coding sequence ATGCCCTGTCCGTTCTTGGGATCGTTGAACCAGGCGTTCGTGAGGAACTATGGAGCCGCGCTGATGAAGCAATACGGGAACTACTGCCCCATCATCAGTCGCGGGTTCCGCTCGCTGGGCCAGGACGAGACCAAGTGCCCGTTCATCCAGGAGAACTCGATCGTGTCGGAGGCCCCGCGCGAGATGACCGAAGACATCGTCGACCGCAGCCCCTACCAGTACGATAAGTTCTTCCACGACCAAATCAATGCGAAGAAGAAGGATTACTCCTACCGTGTGTTCCGGAAAGTGTCGCGGCTGGCGGCTGAGGGCGCATACCCTCAAGCTTTGGAGGGTGCCGCCAACAACCGTGTCACCGTGTGGTGTGCCAATGACTACCTGGGTACATCCCGCCACCCTGCTGTGCAGGATGCCGCCGTGAGCGCCATCAAGGCCTATGGCACCGGGGCAGGAGGCACCCGCAACATTGCTGGCAACTCGCAGATGACTGAACAACTTGAGGCAGAAATCGCAAAGCTCCACAAAAAGCCAGCAGCCCTCATCTTCAGTTCTTGCTATGTTGCCAATGATGCAACACTTTCCACTTTAGGAAAACTTCTTCCAGGCTGCCACATCTATTCTGATGCTGGTAACCATGCGTCTATGATCCAGGGTATCCGGCACAGCCAAGCACCTAAGCATATATTTAGACACAATGACCCCAATCATCTCCGTGAGATGTTGGAGGCATCACCGATAGGTGTTCCTAAACTAGTCGTATTTGAGACTGTACACTCCATGAGTGGAGCAATCTGTCCTCTAGAGGAAATGTGTGAAATTGCACATGAATATGGAGCTTTAACATTTGTGGATGAGGTCCATGCAGTGGGCCTGTATGGGAAACATGGTGCTGGAATAGGTGAGGAGAGAGGAATAGAGCACATGATAGATATTGTATCTGGTACACTGGGTAAAGCTTTTGGAAATGTTGGTGGGTATATTGCGGGTTCTTCCTTGTTGGTGGACACTGTTAGATCACTTGCTCCTGGCTTCATCTTTACCACAGCATTGCCGCCGCCTGTGCTAGCAGGCTCTTTGGCATCTATTAGACTCCTTGCAAGCGAGGAAGGCCGAACGCTTAGAGCAAAACATCAGTCCATGGTACGGTACTTAAAGCTGTCTCTGCTAGTCGCCGGTCTTCCTCAGCTGCCATCAGTGAGCCACATAGTCCCTGTACCCATAAAGGGAGCAGATAAAGTGGCGTTGGTGGCAGAGTCCCTTATGAAGCGGGGACATTACGTGCAGGCGATTAACTACCCGACCGTAGCCCGCGGGGAGGAGAGACTGCGGTTCGCGCCCGGCCCGCACCACACGCCAGAAATGATCGACCAGCTAGTCACAGCCCTGACAGAAGCATTCCATGAAAACAACATAAGTTTCAACCAGTTTATAAAGAATGGTGCATGCCGCGAATGTAGCATGGAATATAAGTTCGACGTCATGTACGAGGAGCCCTACAAGCTGCCCTTAGCGGCTTAG